One window of Dechloromonas sp. ZY10 genomic DNA carries:
- a CDS encoding cold-shock protein: MATGTVKWFNETKGFGFISPEGGGEDLFAHFSAIAGTGFKTLAEGQRVTFDVTTGPKGKQASNIKPA, from the coding sequence GCTACCGGTACCGTCAAATGGTTTAACGAAACCAAAGGCTTCGGCTTCATTTCCCCCGAGGGCGGCGGCGAAGACCTCTTCGCTCACTTTTCCGCCATCGCCGGCACGGGCTTCAAAACCCTGGCCGAAGGTCAGCGCGTCACCTTCGACGTGACCACTGGCCCCAAGGGCAAGCAAGCTTCCAACATCAAGCCGGCCTAA
- the infA gene encoding translation initiation factor IF-1 produces the protein MAKEELLEMQGVVTEVLPDSRFLVTLDNGHQLIAYTAGKMRKHHIRIIAGDKVSLELSPYDLDKGRITFRHIEGRAPMAPRPRR, from the coding sequence ATGGCCAAGGAAGAATTGCTGGAAATGCAAGGCGTTGTCACGGAAGTACTTCCTGACTCCCGCTTTCTCGTCACGCTCGACAACGGGCATCAATTGATCGCCTACACGGCTGGCAAAATGCGCAAGCACCATATCCGCATCATCGCTGGCGACAAGGTCTCGCTTGAATTGTCCCCGTATGACCTCGACAAGGGCCGCATCACCTTCCGCCATATCGAAGGCCGTGCCCCGATGGCCCCCCGGCCCCGCCGCTAA